One window from the genome of Scatophagus argus isolate fScaArg1 chromosome 13, fScaArg1.pri, whole genome shotgun sequence encodes:
- the LOC124069835 gene encoding BTB/POZ domain-containing protein KCTD1 isoform X2, with translation MFQDNRSSMSRPMITRSPVSPLSNQGIPTPAQLTKSNAPVHIDVGGHMYTSSLATLTKFPESRIGRLFDGTEPIVLDSLKQHYFIDRDGHMFRYILNFLRTSKLLIPDDFKDYSLLYEEARYFQLQPMLAELERWRQDQELGRVSRPCECLVVRVAPDLGERITLSGDKALIEDVFPEIGDVMCNSVNAGWNHDSTHVIRFPLNGYCHLNSVQVLERLQQRGFEIAGSCGGGVDSSQFSEYVLRRELRRTSQRGSNSNRIKQEQLD, from the exons ATGTTTCAG GATAATCGCTCCAGCATGTCCAGGCCTATGATCACACGATCACCGGTATCCCCCTTGAGTAACCAGGGCATCCCAACACCTGCGCAGCTCACCAAGTCCAATGCCCCTGTGCACATTGATGTGGGCGGACACATGTACACCAGCAGTCTGGCCACCTTAACAAAATTCCCAGAATCTCG AATTGGTCGTCTCTTTGATGGCACAGAGCCTATAGTCCTAGACAGCCTGAAGCAGCACTACTTCATTGACAGGGATGGACACATGTTCCGCTACATCCTCAACTTCCTCAGGACGTCCAAGCTCCTCATCCCAGACGACTTCAAA GACTACAGTCTGCTGTACGAGGAGGCACGATACTTCCAGCTGCAGCCAATGCTTGCTGAGCTGGAGCGCTGGCGCCAGGACCAGGAGCTGGGCCGAGTGTCGCGCCCCTGCGAGTGTTTGGTGGTGCGTGTGGCTCCTGACCTGGGTGAGAGGATCACGCTCAGCGGCGACAAGGCACTGATTGAAGACGTGTTTCCGGAAATCGGTGATGTCATGTGCAACTCTGTCAATGCTGGCTGGAACCATGACTCCACACACGTCATCCGCTTCCCACTTAATGGTTACTGCCACCTCAACTCTGTCCAG GTCCTAGAGCGTCTGCAACAGCGTGGCTTTGAGATCGCCGGCTCCTGCGGCGGAGGCGTGGACTCATCCCAATTCAGCGAGTACGTCCTGAGGAGGGAACTGAGGAGGACGAGTCAGCGAGGATCCAATTCAAACAGGATAAAGCAGGAGCAGCTGGACTAG
- the LOC124069835 gene encoding BTB/POZ domain-containing protein KCTD1 isoform X1 — translation MDETDIMDLTHQKARKRPRPISSVDESVHASLKRLPMRAAECREPSLMFAVRGEPVPAASLKQNDHSVTSSPTTVMPAQDNRSSMSRPMITRSPVSPLSNQGIPTPAQLTKSNAPVHIDVGGHMYTSSLATLTKFPESRIGRLFDGTEPIVLDSLKQHYFIDRDGHMFRYILNFLRTSKLLIPDDFKDYSLLYEEARYFQLQPMLAELERWRQDQELGRVSRPCECLVVRVAPDLGERITLSGDKALIEDVFPEIGDVMCNSVNAGWNHDSTHVIRFPLNGYCHLNSVQVLERLQQRGFEIAGSCGGGVDSSQFSEYVLRRELRRTSQRGSNSNRIKQEQLD, via the exons ATGGACGAAACGGACATCATGGACTTAACGCATCAGAAAGCGAGAAAGCGACCGCGTCCAATCAGTTCCGTGGATGAGTCCGTGCATGCCTCCCTCAAACGGCTCCCGATGCGAGCGGCGGAGTGCAGGGAGCCCTCGCTGATGTTCGCAGTCAGAGGAGAGCCCGTTCCCGCAGCGTCTCTCAAGCAAAATGACCATTCGGTGACTTCTTCTCCAACCACAGTGATGCCGGCGCAG GATAATCGCTCCAGCATGTCCAGGCCTATGATCACACGATCACCGGTATCCCCCTTGAGTAACCAGGGCATCCCAACACCTGCGCAGCTCACCAAGTCCAATGCCCCTGTGCACATTGATGTGGGCGGACACATGTACACCAGCAGTCTGGCCACCTTAACAAAATTCCCAGAATCTCG AATTGGTCGTCTCTTTGATGGCACAGAGCCTATAGTCCTAGACAGCCTGAAGCAGCACTACTTCATTGACAGGGATGGACACATGTTCCGCTACATCCTCAACTTCCTCAGGACGTCCAAGCTCCTCATCCCAGACGACTTCAAA GACTACAGTCTGCTGTACGAGGAGGCACGATACTTCCAGCTGCAGCCAATGCTTGCTGAGCTGGAGCGCTGGCGCCAGGACCAGGAGCTGGGCCGAGTGTCGCGCCCCTGCGAGTGTTTGGTGGTGCGTGTGGCTCCTGACCTGGGTGAGAGGATCACGCTCAGCGGCGACAAGGCACTGATTGAAGACGTGTTTCCGGAAATCGGTGATGTCATGTGCAACTCTGTCAATGCTGGCTGGAACCATGACTCCACACACGTCATCCGCTTCCCACTTAATGGTTACTGCCACCTCAACTCTGTCCAG GTCCTAGAGCGTCTGCAACAGCGTGGCTTTGAGATCGCCGGCTCCTGCGGCGGAGGCGTGGACTCATCCCAATTCAGCGAGTACGTCCTGAGGAGGGAACTGAGGAGGACGAGTCAGCGAGGATCCAATTCAAACAGGATAAAGCAGGAGCAGCTGGACTAG
- the LOC124069835 gene encoding BTB/POZ domain-containing protein KCTD1 isoform X3, producing MSRPMITRSPVSPLSNQGIPTPAQLTKSNAPVHIDVGGHMYTSSLATLTKFPESRIGRLFDGTEPIVLDSLKQHYFIDRDGHMFRYILNFLRTSKLLIPDDFKDYSLLYEEARYFQLQPMLAELERWRQDQELGRVSRPCECLVVRVAPDLGERITLSGDKALIEDVFPEIGDVMCNSVNAGWNHDSTHVIRFPLNGYCHLNSVQVLERLQQRGFEIAGSCGGGVDSSQFSEYVLRRELRRTSQRGSNSNRIKQEQLD from the exons ATGTCCAGGCCTATGATCACACGATCACCGGTATCCCCCTTGAGTAACCAGGGCATCCCAACACCTGCGCAGCTCACCAAGTCCAATGCCCCTGTGCACATTGATGTGGGCGGACACATGTACACCAGCAGTCTGGCCACCTTAACAAAATTCCCAGAATCTCG AATTGGTCGTCTCTTTGATGGCACAGAGCCTATAGTCCTAGACAGCCTGAAGCAGCACTACTTCATTGACAGGGATGGACACATGTTCCGCTACATCCTCAACTTCCTCAGGACGTCCAAGCTCCTCATCCCAGACGACTTCAAA GACTACAGTCTGCTGTACGAGGAGGCACGATACTTCCAGCTGCAGCCAATGCTTGCTGAGCTGGAGCGCTGGCGCCAGGACCAGGAGCTGGGCCGAGTGTCGCGCCCCTGCGAGTGTTTGGTGGTGCGTGTGGCTCCTGACCTGGGTGAGAGGATCACGCTCAGCGGCGACAAGGCACTGATTGAAGACGTGTTTCCGGAAATCGGTGATGTCATGTGCAACTCTGTCAATGCTGGCTGGAACCATGACTCCACACACGTCATCCGCTTCCCACTTAATGGTTACTGCCACCTCAACTCTGTCCAG GTCCTAGAGCGTCTGCAACAGCGTGGCTTTGAGATCGCCGGCTCCTGCGGCGGAGGCGTGGACTCATCCCAATTCAGCGAGTACGTCCTGAGGAGGGAACTGAGGAGGACGAGTCAGCGAGGATCCAATTCAAACAGGATAAAGCAGGAGCAGCTGGACTAG